In the genome of Kitasatospora cathayae, one region contains:
- a CDS encoding xanthine dehydrogenase small subunit: MSARITVNGKEAPISPAAPHTTVLEFLRDRGLTGTKEGCAEGECGACSILVARPGVNKPTDWVAVNACLVPVAALDGQEIVTSEGLATVGGPGTPPTLHPVQQEMAVRGGSQCGYCTPGFICSMASEYYRPDRCAHPGSDPDSAPYSDSDAADSTGTEHGPNGFDLHSLSGNLCRCTGYRPIRDAAFALGAPTDEDPLARRREQSPPEPVATEYVQGDRAFLRRGTLAETVHLLREQPDAVVVAGSTDWGVEVNVRSRRADCVVAVDRLSELRELRVESDHIEIGAALTLTEIERRLNGSVPLLAELFPQFASRLIRNNATLGGNLGTGSPIGDSPPVLLALEASVVLASADGEREVPLADYFTGYRQSVRRPDELIRAVRIPVPLSPVAAFHKIAKRRFDDISSVAVAFALDVEDGTVRKARIGLGGVAATPIRALAAEAALEGRPWTAETVEAAARELRAAGTPMTDHRASAEYRSAMLGQSLLKLYARTTEAVSS; encoded by the coding sequence TTGAGCGCACGGATCACGGTCAACGGCAAGGAAGCACCGATTTCACCGGCCGCGCCGCACACCACGGTGTTGGAGTTCCTGCGCGACCGTGGCCTCACCGGCACCAAGGAGGGCTGCGCCGAGGGTGAATGCGGCGCCTGTTCGATCCTGGTGGCCCGTCCCGGGGTGAACAAGCCCACCGACTGGGTGGCGGTCAACGCCTGCCTGGTCCCGGTCGCGGCGCTCGACGGTCAGGAGATCGTCACCTCCGAAGGTCTCGCCACCGTCGGCGGGCCCGGCACGCCCCCCACCCTGCACCCGGTGCAGCAGGAGATGGCGGTCCGCGGCGGCTCCCAGTGCGGTTACTGCACACCGGGGTTCATCTGCAGCATGGCCTCCGAGTACTACCGGCCCGACCGCTGCGCGCACCCGGGCTCGGACCCGGACTCGGCCCCGTACTCAGACTCGGACGCGGCGGACAGCACCGGTACCGAGCACGGCCCGAACGGCTTCGATCTGCACTCACTGAGCGGAAACCTGTGCCGCTGCACCGGCTACCGCCCGATTCGCGATGCCGCGTTCGCCCTCGGTGCCCCCACCGACGAGGACCCGCTGGCGCGGCGTCGCGAGCAGTCCCCGCCCGAACCGGTCGCCACCGAATACGTCCAGGGCGACCGCGCGTTCCTGCGCAGGGGCACGCTGGCCGAAACCGTGCACCTGCTGCGCGAGCAGCCCGACGCGGTGGTGGTCGCCGGCTCCACCGACTGGGGGGTGGAGGTGAACGTCCGTTCCCGCCGGGCGGATTGCGTGGTCGCCGTCGACCGGCTGTCCGAACTGCGGGAGCTGCGGGTCGAATCCGACCACATCGAGATCGGTGCGGCGCTGACGCTCACCGAGATCGAGCGCCGCCTCAACGGCAGCGTCCCGCTGCTCGCCGAGCTGTTCCCGCAGTTCGCCTCCCGACTCATCCGCAACAACGCGACCTTGGGCGGCAACCTGGGTACCGGCTCCCCCATCGGTGACAGCCCCCCGGTGCTGCTCGCGCTGGAGGCCTCGGTGGTGCTCGCCAGCGCCGACGGTGAGCGCGAGGTCCCGCTGGCGGACTACTTCACCGGATACCGACAGAGCGTGCGCCGCCCTGACGAGCTGATCCGCGCGGTGCGCATCCCGGTGCCGCTGTCCCCGGTCGCGGCCTTCCACAAGATCGCCAAACGGCGCTTCGACGACATCTCCAGCGTGGCGGTCGCCTTCGCCCTCGACGTCGAGGACGGGACCGTCCGCAAGGCACGCATCGGCCTGGGCGGTGTGGCCGCCACCCCGATCCGCGCCCTCGCCGCCGAGGCGGCCCTGGAGGGCAGGCCCTGGACCGCGGAGACCGTCGAGGCCGCGGCCCGGGAGCTGCGGGCCGCCGGCACACCGATGACCGATCACCGCGCCAGCGCCGAGTACCGCTCCGCGATGCTCGGCCAGAGCCTGCTGAAGCTGTACGCGCGAACCACCGAGGCGGTGTCGTCATGA
- a CDS encoding FMN-binding glutamate synthase family protein, protein MQARKIGAAAATAVALLAARDLIQKKHALLRNFPVLGHARYLLETIGPELRQYIVTSNEEERPFSRDQRTWIYASAKEQNNYFGFGTEVDVEHVQGHAYVKQRTFAGALPDIHDPQAPLPSAKVLGGPRGRAKAFRPASVVNISAMSFGSLSGAAITALNKGAAEAGAMHNTGEGGLSPYHRQGGDLVLQLGTAYFGCRNEDGSFNLDKLKDVVAGAPVKAIEIKLSQGAKPGLGGMLPGAKVTPEIAAIRGIPVGQDCASPSRHTAFGDVDSMLDFVELLATETGLPVGIKSAVGEMGFWQELAALMARGDRGVDFVTVDGGEGGTGAAPRMFADSVSLPFRMGFSRVYGTFAELGLTDELTFIGSGKLGLPENAAVAFALGADMINVAREAMLSIGCIQAQKCHTDKCPTGIATQNPWLARGLDPASKSTRAAVYLRTLRKELLKVSSAVGVAHPGLITADDIEIMNGDYEARTLAGVYGYKDGWGELGPHLAEEITALLTTKPAV, encoded by the coding sequence ATGCAAGCCCGGAAGATCGGCGCGGCCGCCGCGACAGCGGTGGCGCTTCTGGCTGCCCGCGACCTCATCCAGAAGAAGCACGCGCTGCTCCGGAACTTCCCGGTGCTCGGGCACGCCCGGTACCTGTTGGAGACGATCGGGCCGGAACTGCGGCAGTACATCGTGACCTCCAACGAGGAGGAGCGCCCGTTCAGCCGCGACCAGCGCACCTGGATCTACGCGTCGGCGAAGGAGCAGAACAACTACTTCGGGTTCGGCACCGAGGTCGACGTCGAGCACGTCCAGGGGCACGCCTACGTCAAGCAGCGCACCTTCGCCGGCGCGCTGCCCGACATCCACGACCCGCAGGCCCCGCTGCCCTCGGCCAAGGTGCTGGGCGGGCCGCGCGGTCGCGCCAAGGCGTTCCGGCCGGCGAGCGTGGTGAACATCTCCGCGATGAGCTTCGGCTCGCTCTCCGGCGCGGCCATCACCGCGCTCAACAAGGGCGCGGCGGAGGCCGGCGCCATGCACAACACGGGCGAGGGCGGCCTCTCCCCCTACCACCGCCAGGGCGGTGACCTCGTCCTCCAGCTCGGCACGGCGTACTTCGGCTGCCGCAACGAGGACGGCAGCTTCAACCTCGACAAGCTCAAGGACGTCGTCGCCGGCGCACCGGTCAAGGCGATAGAGATCAAGCTCTCCCAGGGCGCCAAGCCCGGGCTGGGCGGAATGCTGCCGGGCGCGAAGGTCACCCCGGAGATCGCCGCCATCCGCGGCATACCGGTCGGCCAGGACTGCGCCTCGCCGTCGCGGCACACCGCTTTCGGCGACGTCGACTCGATGCTCGACTTCGTCGAGCTGCTCGCCACCGAGACCGGTCTGCCGGTCGGGATCAAGAGCGCGGTCGGCGAGATGGGTTTCTGGCAGGAGCTGGCCGCCCTGATGGCGCGCGGCGACCGCGGGGTCGACTTCGTGACCGTCGACGGCGGCGAGGGCGGCACCGGTGCGGCGCCGCGGATGTTCGCCGACTCGGTGTCACTCCCCTTCCGGATGGGCTTCTCCCGGGTCTACGGCACCTTCGCCGAACTGGGCCTGACCGACGAGCTGACCTTCATCGGCTCCGGCAAGCTCGGTCTGCCCGAGAACGCCGCGGTCGCCTTCGCCCTGGGCGCCGACATGATCAACGTCGCCCGTGAGGCGATGCTGTCGATCGGCTGCATCCAGGCCCAGAAGTGCCACACCGACAAGTGCCCCACCGGCATCGCCACCCAGAACCCCTGGCTGGCCCGCGGCCTCGACCCGGCCTCCAAGTCCACCCGCGCCGCCGTCTACCTGCGCACCCTGCGCAAGGAACTGCTGAAGGTCTCCTCCGCCGTCGGTGTCGCCCACCCGGGCCTGATCACCGCCGACGACATCGAGATCATGAACGGCGACTACGAGGCCCGCACCCTCGCCGGCGTCTACGGCTACAAGGACGGCTGGGGCGAGCTCGGCCCGCACCTCGCCGAGGAGATCACGGCCCTCCTCACCACCAAGCCGGCCGTCTGA
- the xdhB gene encoding xanthine dehydrogenase molybdopterin binding subunit: MSQLSERPDQPVVGTSMPHESAHLHVTGTALYTDDLVHRTKDVLHAYPVQVMKAHGRITALRTEPALTVPGVVRVLTVADVPGVNDAGMKHDEPLFPDEVMFHGHAVAWVLGETLEAARLGAAAVEVELDEQPSLITLRDAIAAGSFHGAQPVMLTGDVEAGFADSAHVFTGEFQFSDQEHFYLETHAALAHIDEADQVFVQSSTQHPSETQEIVAHVLGLHSHEVTVQCLRMGGGFGGKEMQPHGFAAVAALGAKLTGRPVRVRLNRTQDLTMSGKRHGFHATWKIGFDSEGRIQALDATLTADGGWSLDLSEPVVARALCHIDNTYWIPNARVAGRIAKTNKVSNTAFRGFGGPQGMLVIEDVLGRCAPLLGLDPMELRERNFYQPGQGQSTPYGQPVAQAERISEIWRQVQENGGTSDRRREIAAFNAAHPNTKRALAITGIKFGISFNLTAFNQGGALVLIYKDGSVLINHGGTEMGQGLHTKMLQVAATTLGIPLHKVRLAPTRTDKVPNTSATAASSGADLNGAAVKNACEQLRERLLRVAGTQLGANASDVRIVDGVARVLGSDRELAWDDLVRSAYFQRVQLSAAGYYRTEGLHWDAKTFRGSPFKYFAYGAAATEVEVDGFTGAYRIRQVDIVHDVGDSLSPMIDIGQVEGGFVQGAGWLTLEDMRWDSGDGPDRGRLLTQAASTYKLPSFSEMPERFNVTLLENATEEGAVYGSKAVGEPPLMLAFSVREALRQAAAAFGPSGVSVELASPATPEAVYWAIQAARRGEVSGKGVTATGASGNGVARNGLVSDGRSGNGHAGNGGSRTDAEAPSGA, from the coding sequence ATGAGTCAGCTGTCCGAACGCCCCGACCAGCCGGTCGTCGGCACCTCGATGCCGCACGAGAGCGCCCACCTGCACGTCACCGGGACCGCGCTCTACACCGACGACCTGGTCCACCGCACCAAGGACGTGCTGCACGCCTACCCGGTCCAGGTCATGAAGGCCCACGGCAGGATCACCGCGCTGCGCACCGAGCCCGCGCTCACCGTGCCCGGTGTGGTCCGCGTGCTGACCGTTGCCGACGTGCCCGGCGTCAACGACGCCGGGATGAAGCACGACGAACCACTGTTCCCCGACGAGGTCATGTTCCACGGCCACGCGGTCGCCTGGGTGCTCGGCGAGACCCTGGAGGCGGCCCGGCTCGGAGCCGCGGCGGTCGAGGTGGAACTCGACGAACAGCCCTCCCTGATCACGCTGCGGGACGCGATCGCGGCCGGCAGTTTTCACGGCGCCCAGCCCGTGATGCTGACCGGCGACGTCGAAGCCGGCTTCGCCGACTCGGCCCACGTGTTCACCGGCGAGTTCCAGTTCTCCGACCAGGAACACTTCTACCTCGAGACCCACGCGGCACTCGCCCACATCGACGAGGCCGATCAGGTGTTCGTCCAGAGCAGCACCCAGCACCCCTCGGAGACGCAGGAGATCGTCGCCCACGTGCTCGGACTGCACAGCCACGAGGTGACCGTGCAGTGCCTGCGGATGGGTGGCGGCTTCGGTGGCAAGGAGATGCAGCCGCACGGGTTCGCGGCCGTCGCCGCGCTCGGCGCCAAGCTGACCGGTCGGCCGGTCCGGGTGCGCCTCAACCGGACCCAGGACCTGACCATGTCCGGCAAGCGGCACGGCTTCCACGCCACGTGGAAGATCGGCTTCGACTCCGAGGGCCGCATCCAGGCCCTGGACGCCACCCTGACCGCGGACGGCGGCTGGAGCCTGGACCTGTCCGAGCCGGTGGTGGCCCGCGCGCTGTGCCACATCGACAACACCTACTGGATTCCCAACGCGCGCGTCGCCGGGCGCATCGCCAAGACCAACAAGGTCTCCAACACCGCGTTCCGCGGCTTCGGCGGACCGCAGGGCATGCTGGTGATCGAGGACGTCCTGGGCCGCTGCGCGCCGCTGCTCGGCCTGGATCCGATGGAGTTGCGGGAGCGCAACTTCTACCAGCCGGGCCAGGGCCAGTCGACGCCGTACGGACAGCCCGTCGCCCAGGCCGAACGGATCTCCGAGATCTGGCGGCAGGTTCAGGAGAACGGCGGCACCTCCGATCGCAGGCGCGAGATCGCGGCCTTCAACGCCGCGCACCCGAACACCAAGCGGGCGCTGGCGATCACCGGCATCAAGTTCGGAATCTCCTTCAACCTCACCGCCTTCAACCAGGGCGGCGCGCTGGTGCTGATCTACAAGGACGGCTCGGTCCTGATCAACCACGGCGGCACCGAGATGGGCCAGGGCCTGCACACCAAGATGCTGCAGGTGGCCGCGACGACCCTGGGCATCCCGCTGCACAAGGTGCGGCTGGCCCCGACGCGAACCGACAAGGTGCCCAACACCTCTGCCACCGCGGCCAGTTCCGGCGCGGACCTGAACGGTGCGGCGGTGAAGAACGCCTGCGAGCAGTTGCGCGAGCGGCTGCTGCGGGTGGCCGGCACCCAGCTGGGTGCGAACGCCTCCGACGTCCGCATCGTCGACGGCGTCGCGCGCGTCCTCGGCAGCGACCGGGAGCTGGCCTGGGACGACCTGGTGCGCAGCGCGTACTTCCAGCGGGTCCAGCTGTCGGCGGCCGGTTACTACCGGACCGAGGGGCTGCACTGGGACGCGAAGACGTTCAGGGGCTCGCCGTTCAAGTACTTCGCCTACGGCGCCGCCGCGACCGAGGTGGAGGTGGACGGCTTCACCGGTGCGTACCGCATCCGGCAGGTGGACATCGTGCACGACGTCGGCGACAGCCTGTCGCCCATGATCGACATCGGTCAGGTCGAGGGCGGTTTCGTGCAGGGCGCGGGCTGGCTGACGCTCGAGGACATGCGGTGGGACAGCGGTGACGGGCCCGACCGCGGCCGGCTGCTGACCCAGGCCGCGAGTACCTACAAGCTGCCGAGCTTCTCGGAGATGCCCGAGAGGTTCAACGTCACGCTGCTGGAGAACGCCACCGAGGAAGGCGCGGTGTACGGGTCCAAGGCGGTGGGTGAGCCTCCGCTGATGCTGGCGTTCTCGGTTCGGGAAGCCTTGCGGCAGGCCGCCGCCGCGTTCGGGCCGAGCGGGGTCAGCGTCGAGTTGGCCTCGCCCGCGACGCCGGAGGCGGTGTACTGGGCGATCCAGGCGGCTCGCCGGGGCGAGGTCTCCGGGAAGGGTGTCACCGCGACCGGTGCCTCGGGGAACGGTGTCGCGCGCAACGGTCTTGTCAGCGATGGCCGCTCCGGGAACGGGCACGCCGGCAACGGCGGGAGCCGAACCGACGCAGAAGCCCCGAGCGGTGCCTGA
- a CDS encoding FAD-dependent monooxygenase: MTRAVVVGGSIAGLLAAAALAGTFDEVLVLERDRLSADEGFRPGAPQARHAHGMLLRGARAVERLLPGLQEELRADGAAVVDMGERLLVSNQGQAAPRQALGLPLQLFSRNFLETRMRHRVEALPGVTVRDATSVTGLCAAHGGTRITGVTVQAAGENDAPVASAEVIDADLVVDASGRNSRAANWLGALGYPAPEEVVVDAGQSYVTAWLDRHDALSDTGGAVYEIGQHRARGRGGMGVAIEGGRIQVLLFGRGSDQPSTDPAEFRVQARRLGSPMLTALAEAVGPGTPLYTYAKLINRRRLHHRMPRRPERFVVMGDALCIFNPVYGQGMTVAALQAEDLRTGAARLLRAPGGTRALQRRLARRTSVPWLLATAQDSRWTDRPSPLSPVCGWLLNRMVARIAESPQLHKGFLQILQLVGPTALADPRALYALLRPGPTRRSRRAG, from the coding sequence ATGACGCGAGCGGTCGTGGTGGGGGGCAGCATCGCCGGGCTACTGGCGGCGGCCGCGCTGGCCGGGACGTTCGACGAGGTCCTGGTGTTGGAGCGGGACCGGCTCAGCGCGGACGAGGGCTTCCGCCCGGGGGCGCCACAGGCGCGGCACGCACACGGGATGCTGCTGCGCGGGGCACGGGCGGTCGAGCGGCTGCTGCCCGGGCTGCAGGAGGAACTGCGGGCGGATGGGGCTGCGGTGGTCGACATGGGGGAACGGCTCCTGGTCTCGAACCAGGGGCAGGCGGCCCCCCGGCAGGCGCTCGGGCTGCCGCTGCAGCTGTTCAGCCGGAACTTCCTGGAGACCAGGATGCGGCACAGGGTCGAGGCCCTGCCCGGAGTGACGGTGCGGGACGCCACCTCGGTGACCGGGCTCTGCGCAGCGCACGGCGGGACGCGGATCACCGGGGTGACCGTCCAGGCCGCCGGAGAGAACGATGCGCCGGTCGCCTCGGCCGAGGTGATCGACGCCGACCTGGTGGTCGATGCCAGCGGGCGGAACTCGCGGGCCGCCAACTGGCTCGGCGCACTGGGGTATCCGGCACCGGAGGAAGTCGTGGTCGATGCCGGGCAGTCCTACGTCACCGCGTGGCTGGACCGGCACGACGCGCTGTCGGACACCGGCGGCGCGGTCTACGAGATCGGGCAGCACCGGGCGCGCGGCCGGGGCGGCATGGGCGTGGCCATCGAGGGCGGCCGGATCCAGGTACTGCTGTTCGGACGCGGCTCGGACCAGCCGTCGACCGACCCGGCGGAGTTCCGGGTCCAGGCCCGGCGACTCGGTTCGCCGATGCTCACCGCGCTGGCCGAGGCGGTCGGTCCCGGGACGCCGCTCTACACCTATGCGAAGCTCATCAACCGCCGTCGGCTCCACCACCGGATGCCGCGCCGGCCCGAGCGGTTCGTGGTCATGGGCGACGCACTGTGCATCTTCAATCCCGTCTACGGGCAGGGGATGACGGTCGCCGCCCTGCAGGCCGAGGACCTGCGGACCGGAGCCGCCCGACTGCTGCGTGCCCCGGGCGGAACCCGCGCCCTCCAGCGCCGGCTCGCCCGCCGTACGTCGGTGCCCTGGCTGCTCGCGACGGCACAGGACTCGCGGTGGACGGACCGGCCGTCGCCGCTGAGCCCGGTGTGCGGCTGGCTGTTGAACCGGATGGTGGCCCGCATCGCGGAAAGCCCGCAGCTGCACAAGGGGTTCCTGCAGATCCTCCAGCTGGTCGGGCCCACCGCACTGGCCGACCCGCGCGCCCTGTACGCCCTGCTCCGCCCAGGGCCCACCCGCCGTAGCCGGAGGGCGGGTTGA